From a region of the Streptomyces sp. NBC_01454 genome:
- the hflX gene encoding GTPase HflX, with protein sequence MTSSSSLPQDRQRLPESLRANALMEEDVAWSHEIDGERDGDQYDRSARAALRRVAGLSTELEDVTEVEYRQLRLERVVLVGVWTTGTIQDADNSLAELAALAETAGAMVLDGVIQRRDKPDPATYIGSGKALELRDIVLESGADTVVCDGELSPGQLIHLEDVVKVKVVDRTALILDIFAQHATSREGKAQVSLAQMQYMLPRLRGWGQSLSRQMGGGGSGSAGGGMATRGPGETKIETDRRRIREKMAKMRREIAEMKTGRDIKRQERRRHKVPSVAIAGYTNAGKSSLLNRLTGAGVLVENALFATLDPTVRRAETPSGRLYTLADTVGFVRHLPHHLVEAFRSTMEEVGESDLILHVVDGSHPVPEEQLAAVREVIRDVGATDVPEIVVVNKADAADPLVLQRLLRQEKHAIAVSARTGQGMAELLELLDEELPRPQVEIDVLVPYTQGALVSRAHAEGEVISEEHTADGTVLKARVHAELAAEFEPFVAAA encoded by the coding sequence ATGACCTCCTCTTCTTCCCTTCCGCAGGACCGGCAGCGCCTCCCCGAGAGCCTTCGGGCCAACGCCCTGATGGAAGAGGACGTCGCCTGGAGCCACGAGATCGACGGGGAGCGTGACGGCGACCAGTACGACCGTTCCGCGCGTGCCGCGCTGCGCCGTGTGGCGGGCCTCTCCACCGAGCTCGAGGACGTCACCGAGGTCGAGTACCGGCAGCTCCGTCTGGAGCGGGTGGTGCTCGTCGGCGTCTGGACCACCGGCACGATCCAGGATGCGGACAACTCGCTCGCCGAGCTCGCCGCCCTGGCCGAGACCGCCGGCGCCATGGTGCTCGACGGCGTCATCCAGCGCCGCGACAAGCCCGACCCGGCCACCTACATCGGCTCGGGCAAGGCCCTGGAGCTGCGCGACATCGTGCTCGAGTCCGGTGCGGACACCGTGGTCTGTGACGGTGAGCTCTCCCCGGGCCAGCTGATCCACCTCGAGGACGTCGTCAAGGTCAAGGTGGTCGACCGCACCGCCCTGATCCTCGACATCTTCGCCCAGCACGCCACGTCCCGGGAGGGCAAGGCGCAGGTCTCGCTGGCACAGATGCAGTACATGCTCCCCAGGCTCCGCGGCTGGGGCCAGTCGCTGTCCCGGCAGATGGGTGGCGGTGGCTCCGGTTCGGCCGGCGGCGGTATGGCCACCCGTGGTCCCGGTGAGACCAAGATCGAGACGGACCGCCGGCGGATCCGCGAGAAGATGGCGAAGATGCGCCGGGAGATCGCGGAGATGAAGACCGGCCGGGACATCAAGCGCCAGGAGCGCCGGCGCCACAAGGTCCCCTCGGTCGCCATCGCCGGCTACACCAACGCCGGCAAGTCCTCGCTGCTCAACCGCCTCACCGGCGCCGGCGTCCTGGTGGAGAACGCCCTGTTCGCCACCCTGGACCCGACCGTCCGGCGGGCCGAGACGCCCAGCGGACGGCTCTACACCCTCGCCGACACCGTCGGCTTCGTCCGGCATCTGCCGCACCACCTCGTCGAGGCGTTCCGCTCCACGATGGAGGAGGTCGGCGAGTCCGATCTCATCCTGCATGTGGTCGACGGTTCGCATCCGGTACCCGAGGAGCAGCTGGCGGCCGTGCGCGAGGTGATCCGCGACGTCGGCGCGACGGACGTGCCCGAGATCGTGGTCGTCAACAAGGCCGACGCGGCCGATCCGCTGGTGCTGCAGCGTCTGCTGCGCCAGGAGAAGCACGCCATCGCCGTCTCGGCCCGTACGGGCCAGGGCATGGCGGAGCTGCTGGAGCTGCTCGACGAGGAACTCCCCCGGCCGCAGGTCGAGATCGACGTACTGGTGCCCTACACCCAGGGTGCCCTGGTCTCGCGGGCGCATGCCGAGGGCGAGGTCATCTCCGAGGAGCACACCGCCGACGGCACGGTCCTCAAGGCGCGGGTGCACGCGGAACTCGCCGCCGAGTTCGAGCCGTTCGTGGCGGCGGCGTAA
- a CDS encoding M1 family metallopeptidase translates to MSLPPRRPPRDPARAVPARALPRALRGRLRWAVRRAAVLGLAAACLGLTAPPSPGGAQGLGDRLFPTLGNTGYDVTSYDVSLDYSGHNDRPMNVTTGITAEATTELDHLNLDFARGTVRSVTIDGRPARHEQHGEDLVLTPDFHVFRGQELKISVQHTTDPRGKGDGGWIRTADGLAMANQADAAHRVFPCNDHPSDKALFTFRITAPQQLTAVANGLPQGTATRAARRTWTYRTTHPMATELAQVSIGKSSVLLHHGPHDLPIRDVVPTADRPALARWLARTADHVAWMERRVGPYPFEAYGVLIADARTGFELETQTLSLFEKPLFSGDQLPDWYVESVMVHELAHQWFGDSVSPRRWSDVWLNEAHATWYEALYAQERGDKRASLEARMHRAYQQSNGWRAEGGPPAAPKVPSPGQKISIFRPVVYDGSALVLYALRQKIGPAAFERLEREWVARHRDGVADTADFVKLASEVAGENLGDFFQGWLYSDRTPPMPGHPDWRPAGAVTAPVPKGTAEAPAPKKATGAPAAKSAAKGAAGTPARGTAPVPAPKGTAGTPVAKGTGTASGARGAAGRPGKPA, encoded by the coding sequence ATGTCCCTTCCCCCGCGCCGCCCGCCGCGCGACCCCGCTCGCGCCGTCCCCGCCCGCGCTCTGCCCCGTGCCCTGCGCGGCCGGCTCCGGTGGGCCGTCCGCCGGGCCGCCGTCCTCGGGCTGGCCGCCGCCTGTCTCGGCCTGACCGCGCCACCGTCGCCCGGAGGGGCGCAAGGCCTCGGCGACCGGCTCTTCCCCACCCTCGGCAACACCGGCTACGACGTCACGTCCTACGACGTCTCCCTGGACTACTCCGGCCACAACGACCGGCCGATGAACGTCACCACCGGCATCACCGCCGAGGCCACCACCGAGCTGGACCACCTCAACCTCGACTTCGCCCGCGGCACCGTACGCTCCGTGACGATCGACGGCCGGCCCGCCCGGCACGAGCAGCACGGTGAGGACCTCGTGCTCACCCCGGACTTCCACGTCTTCCGGGGACAGGAACTGAAGATCTCCGTCCAGCACACGACCGACCCGCGCGGCAAGGGCGACGGCGGCTGGATCCGCACCGCCGACGGGCTGGCGATGGCCAACCAGGCCGATGCCGCGCACCGCGTCTTCCCCTGCAACGACCACCCCTCCGACAAGGCCCTCTTCACCTTCCGCATCACCGCGCCCCAGCAGCTGACCGCCGTCGCCAACGGGCTGCCGCAGGGCACCGCCACCCGCGCGGCACGCCGCACCTGGACCTACCGCACCACCCACCCCATGGCGACCGAACTCGCCCAGGTCTCCATCGGGAAGTCCAGCGTGCTGCTGCACCACGGACCCCACGACCTGCCGATCCGCGATGTCGTACCGACCGCGGACCGCCCCGCCCTCGCGCGCTGGCTGGCCAGGACCGCCGACCACGTGGCCTGGATGGAGCGCAGGGTCGGCCCCTACCCCTTCGAGGCGTACGGGGTGCTGATCGCCGACGCCAGGACCGGCTTCGAGCTGGAGACCCAGACCCTCTCGCTCTTCGAGAAGCCCCTGTTCAGCGGCGACCAGCTGCCCGACTGGTACGTCGAGTCGGTGATGGTGCACGAGCTGGCCCACCAGTGGTTCGGCGACAGCGTCAGCCCGCGCCGCTGGTCCGACGTCTGGCTCAACGAGGCCCACGCCACCTGGTACGAAGCCCTCTACGCCCAGGAGCGGGGCGACAAGCGGGCCTCCCTGGAGGCGCGGATGCACCGCGCCTACCAGCAGTCCAACGGCTGGCGCGCCGAGGGCGGGCCGCCCGCCGCGCCCAAGGTCCCCAGCCCGGGACAGAAGATCAGCATCTTCCGCCCGGTCGTCTACGACGGCAGTGCGCTGGTCCTGTACGCCCTGCGGCAGAAGATCGGCCCCGCGGCCTTCGAGCGCCTCGAGCGCGAGTGGGTGGCCCGGCACCGTGACGGCGTGGCCGACACCGCCGACTTCGTCAAGCTGGCCTCCGAGGTCGCCGGCGAGAACCTCGGCGACTTCTTCCAGGGCTGGCTCTACAGCGACCGGACCCCGCCGATGCCGGGCCACCCGGACTGGCGCCCCGCGGGTGCGGTGACCGCCCCCGTGCCCAAGGGGACCGCCGAAGCCCCCGCGCCCAAGAAAGCCACGGGGGCTCCTGCTGCCAAGAGCGCCGCCAAGGGTGCCGCCGGGACCCCCGCCAGGGGAACCGCTCCGGTCCCCGCGCCCAAGGGCACTGCCGGGACTCCTGTGGCCAAGGGGACCGGCACGGCGTCCGGAGCCCGGGGAGCGGCCGGAAGGCCGGGAAAACCCGCGTGA
- a CDS encoding RelA/SpoT family protein, whose protein sequence is MSAEATDPGNHGAAARKRGRRRLELRGLRRIGRAALLGPAPRDGRPHALEHVAKVHRHHHPDADLETLTRAYLLAESSHRGQLRKSGEPYITHPLAVTLILAELGAETTTLTASLLHDTVEDTEVTLDLVRELFGDEVCYLVDGVTKLEKVGYGAAAEPETFRKMLVATGNDVRVMSIKLADRLHNMRTLGVMRPEKQARIAKVTRDVLIPLAERLGVQALKAELEDLVFAILHPEEYATTRALVTTYATRPDPLAVLAERMRVVLDEAGIDAEVHVRPRHFVSVHRVRLARRELTGADLGRLLVLVAEDADCYAVLGELHTCFTPVVSEFKDFIAAPKFNLYQSLHTAVTGPSGEIAETLIRTHQMHRVAEAGVIALGNPYAPTDGADAPEGERADPTRPGWLSRLLEWQRTTPDPDTFWTSLRDDLAQDREITVFCADAPSDGSTGPTGGTIGLPAGASCVDAAYERHGEAAHCCIGARVNGRLATLSTVLHDGDSLQLLMAPDSAAGPLPEWLEQARTPAARLAIARWLAGRQEPGARPAGHGETIAAVPATDRRSAYQDRPGADPAPASLLAVADLPGAAVRLAGCCTPVPPDTVTGFAVRGGTVTVHRALCPVVARMAATGRQPVGVRWRGAGHGGHGCRVTLLAEAFSRPHLLADLTEAIASQGAAVVSAAVEPPHEQRVRHTYTLHLPNAAGLPSLMRAMRQVPGVFDVLRAGRARQAAVLGP, encoded by the coding sequence ATGAGCGCAGAGGCCACTGACCCTGGTAACCATGGAGCGGCGGCCCGCAAGCGCGGCCGCCGCCGACTGGAGCTCAGAGGACTGCGCCGGATCGGCCGCGCCGCACTGCTCGGCCCGGCCCCCCGCGACGGCCGCCCGCACGCCCTCGAGCACGTCGCCAAGGTGCACCGCCACCACCACCCGGACGCGGACCTGGAGACCCTCACCCGGGCCTATCTGCTCGCCGAGTCCTCGCACCGCGGGCAGCTGCGCAAGAGCGGCGAGCCGTACATCACCCACCCCCTCGCGGTGACCCTCATCCTCGCCGAACTCGGCGCGGAGACCACGACCTTGACCGCCTCCCTGCTCCACGACACCGTCGAGGACACGGAAGTGACGCTCGATCTGGTCCGTGAGCTGTTCGGGGACGAGGTCTGTTATCTCGTCGACGGCGTCACCAAGCTGGAGAAGGTCGGCTACGGCGCGGCCGCCGAGCCGGAGACCTTCCGCAAGATGCTGGTGGCGACGGGCAACGACGTCCGGGTGATGTCCATCAAGCTCGCCGACCGGCTGCACAACATGCGCACCCTCGGGGTGATGCGCCCCGAGAAGCAGGCCCGGATCGCCAAGGTGACCCGCGATGTGCTGATCCCGCTCGCCGAGCGCCTCGGCGTCCAGGCGCTGAAGGCCGAGCTGGAGGACCTGGTCTTCGCGATCCTGCACCCGGAGGAGTACGCCACCACCCGGGCCCTGGTCACCACCTACGCCACCCGGCCCGATCCGCTCGCCGTCCTCGCCGAGCGGATGCGCGTGGTCCTGGACGAGGCCGGTATCGACGCCGAAGTGCACGTCCGCCCACGGCACTTCGTCTCCGTGCACCGCGTACGCCTCGCGCGCCGCGAGCTGACCGGTGCGGATCTGGGGCGGCTGCTGGTGCTGGTGGCCGAGGACGCCGACTGCTATGCCGTCCTCGGTGAGCTGCACACCTGCTTCACCCCGGTCGTCTCCGAGTTCAAGGACTTCATCGCGGCCCCCAAGTTCAACCTCTACCAGTCGCTGCACACCGCGGTCACCGGTCCCTCGGGGGAGATCGCCGAGACCCTGATCCGTACGCACCAGATGCACCGGGTCGCCGAGGCCGGGGTGATCGCGCTGGGCAATCCGTACGCACCCACCGACGGCGCGGACGCCCCCGAGGGCGAGCGGGCCGACCCGACCCGCCCCGGATGGCTCTCCCGGCTGCTGGAGTGGCAGCGCACCACCCCCGACCCGGACACCTTCTGGACCTCGCTGCGCGACGACCTCGCCCAGGACCGGGAGATCACGGTCTTCTGCGCCGACGCCCCGTCCGACGGCTCGACCGGTCCCACGGGCGGCACCATCGGCCTGCCCGCCGGGGCCAGTTGCGTGGATGCCGCCTACGAACGGCACGGCGAGGCCGCGCACTGCTGCATCGGCGCCCGGGTCAACGGCCGGCTCGCCACCCTCTCCACCGTCCTGCACGACGGCGACAGCCTGCAGCTGCTGATGGCCCCGGACTCCGCGGCCGGCCCGCTGCCCGAGTGGCTCGAACAGGCCCGCACGCCCGCCGCCCGGCTCGCCATCGCCCGGTGGCTGGCCGGGCGGCAGGAGCCCGGCGCCCGCCCGGCGGGGCACGGCGAGACGATCGCCGCGGTGCCCGCCACCGACCGCCGCTCCGCATACCAGGACCGTCCCGGAGCGGACCCCGCCCCCGCCTCGCTGCTCGCGGTGGCCGACCTGCCGGGCGCGGCGGTCCGGCTGGCCGGCTGCTGCACCCCGGTGCCGCCGGACACCGTCACCGGATTCGCCGTACGCGGCGGCACGGTCACCGTGCACCGCGCCCTGTGCCCCGTCGTGGCGCGGATGGCCGCCACCGGCCGGCAGCCGGTCGGGGTGCGCTGGCGGGGCGCCGGCCACGGCGGCCACGGCTGCCGGGTCACCCTCCTGGCCGAGGCCTTCAGCCGGCCGCACCTCCTGGCCGACCTCACCGAAGCCATCGCCTCCCAGGGCGCCGCCGTGGTGTCGGCCGCCGTCGAACCGCCGCACGAACAGCGGGTCCGCCACACCTACACGCTGCATCTGCCGAACGCCGCCGGACTGCCGTCCCTGATGCGGGCCATGCGCCAAGTTCCGGGCGTGTTCGACGTGTTGCGCGCCGGGCGCGCCCGGCAGGCAGCCGTACTGGGCCCCTGA
- the dapF gene encoding diaminopimelate epimerase, with protein sequence MTSTQRLAFLKGHGTENDFVIIPDPEGLLDLPATAVARICDRRAGLGGDGVLRVVRSAAHPEACAQAGEAEWFMDYRNGDGSIAEMCGNGVRVFARYLLHAGLVEAGELAIATRAGVRRVHLAKSGEVTVSMGRAGLPEESVVVTLGGRSWPARNVNMGNPHAVAFVEDLAHAGDLREVPPFSPAAVYPEGVNIEFVADRGPRHVAMRVHERGSGETRSCGTGACAVAVAAARRDGLDPSRTGSPVTYTVEVLGGSLTITELPDGTVEMTGPAEIVAEGTFDPAWLSAALA encoded by the coding sequence GTGACCAGTACGCAGCGCCTCGCTTTCCTCAAGGGCCACGGCACCGAGAACGACTTCGTGATCATTCCCGATCCGGAGGGCCTCCTCGACCTGCCCGCGACCGCCGTCGCCAGGATCTGTGACCGACGGGCCGGCCTCGGCGGCGACGGTGTGCTGCGCGTCGTCCGGTCCGCCGCGCACCCCGAGGCGTGTGCCCAGGCCGGCGAGGCCGAGTGGTTCATGGACTACCGCAACGGCGACGGCTCGATCGCCGAGATGTGCGGCAACGGCGTCCGCGTCTTCGCGCGCTATCTGCTGCACGCCGGTCTGGTCGAGGCCGGCGAACTCGCCATCGCCACCCGTGCCGGCGTCCGCCGCGTCCACCTCGCCAAGAGCGGCGAGGTGACGGTCTCCATGGGCCGCGCCGGGCTCCCCGAGGAGAGCGTCGTCGTCACGCTCGGCGGCCGCAGCTGGCCGGCCCGCAACGTGAACATGGGCAACCCGCACGCCGTCGCCTTCGTCGAGGATCTGGCCCACGCCGGCGACCTGCGGGAGGTACCGCCGTTCAGCCCAGCGGCGGTTTATCCCGAGGGCGTGAACATCGAGTTCGTCGCCGACCGCGGTCCGCGCCATGTGGCGATGCGGGTGCACGAGCGCGGCTCGGGGGAGACCCGCTCCTGTGGCACCGGCGCCTGCGCGGTCGCCGTCGCGGCCGCCCGCAGGGATGGCCTGGACCCGAGCCGCACCGGATCCCCCGTCACGTACACGGTCGAGGTGCTCGGCGGCAGCCTGACGATCACCGAGCTGCCCGACGGCACGGTCGAGATGACCGGGCCCGCCGAGATCGTCGCCGAGGGCACCTTCGACCCCGCCTGGCTGTCCGCCGCGCTCGCCTGA
- the miaA gene encoding tRNA (adenosine(37)-N6)-dimethylallyltransferase MiaA, which translates to MNTAVPAPRVIAVVGPTAAGKSDLGVALAQHLGGEVINADSMQLYRGMDIGTAKLTPEERQGVPHRLLDIWDVTRAASVAEYQRLARAEIDRLLAEGRTPVLVGGSGLYVRGAIDALDFPGTDPEVRARLEAELAADGSGALHARLAAADPEAGRAILASNGRRIVRALEVIEITGRPFTANLPGHEAFYDTLQIGVDVERPELDERIARRVDRMWEAGLVDEVRRLEGEGLREGRTASRALGYQQVLAQLAGECTGQEARDETVRATKRFARRQDSWFRRDPRVHWLSGAADRRAELPERALTLLERPVTA; encoded by the coding sequence GTGAACACCGCCGTCCCCGCTCCGCGGGTCATCGCCGTCGTCGGCCCCACCGCGGCCGGAAAGTCCGATCTGGGCGTCGCGCTCGCACAGCACCTGGGCGGCGAGGTCATCAACGCCGACTCCATGCAGCTCTACCGCGGCATGGACATCGGCACCGCCAAACTCACCCCCGAGGAGCGCCAGGGCGTCCCGCACCGCCTCCTGGACATCTGGGACGTGACCCGCGCCGCCAGCGTCGCCGAGTACCAGCGGCTGGCCCGTGCCGAGATCGACCGGCTGCTCGCCGAGGGCCGCACCCCGGTCCTGGTCGGCGGCTCCGGCCTGTACGTACGCGGCGCCATCGACGCCCTCGACTTCCCCGGCACCGACCCGGAGGTTCGCGCCCGCCTGGAGGCCGAACTGGCCGCCGACGGCAGCGGTGCCCTGCACGCCCGGCTGGCCGCCGCCGATCCCGAGGCCGGCCGCGCGATCCTGGCGAGCAACGGCCGCCGTATCGTGCGCGCCCTGGAGGTCATCGAGATCACCGGCCGCCCGTTCACCGCCAACCTCCCCGGCCACGAGGCGTTCTACGACACCCTGCAGATCGGCGTGGATGTCGAGCGCCCCGAGCTCGACGAGCGGATCGCCCGGCGGGTCGACCGCATGTGGGAGGCCGGCCTGGTCGACGAGGTGCGCCGGCTGGAGGGCGAGGGGCTGCGCGAGGGACGTACGGCGTCCCGGGCGCTGGGCTATCAGCAGGTGCTCGCCCAGCTCGCGGGGGAGTGCACCGGGCAGGAGGCGCGCGACGAGACGGTGCGCGCCACCAAACGCTTCGCGCGACGCCAGGACTCGTGGTTCCGCCGGGACCCCCGGGTCCACTGGCTGAGCGGGGCCGCCGACCGCCGCGCGGAACTTCCCGAGCGGGCCCTGACGTTGCTCGAACGACCGGTCACAGCCTGA
- a CDS encoding class III extradiol dioxygenase subunit B-like domain-containing protein yields the protein MLVAAAFCPCPPLLVPEVAAGAASELDALRAACVDAVGVLAAARPDRLVVLGPADEAGQGPHPEGALGSFRGFGADVEVSLGAAEAVPGRRLPPSLSVGAWLLSRTDWADAPVEARGVAQPLPPERCAQTGREIAAAAPRVALLVMGDGSACRTVKAPGYFDERAEGFDAGVAAALGTADLAALTALGEEPAAGLQVSGRAVWQIAAGAAGGAELRGRLLREESPYGVGYFVATWS from the coding sequence ATGCTCGTAGCCGCAGCCTTCTGCCCCTGTCCGCCGCTGCTCGTCCCGGAGGTGGCGGCCGGCGCCGCGTCCGAGCTGGACGCGCTGCGCGCCGCCTGCGTGGACGCGGTCGGTGTGCTCGCCGCGGCCCGCCCGGACCGGCTGGTCGTCCTGGGCCCCGCCGACGAGGCCGGGCAGGGCCCGCACCCCGAGGGCGCCCTCGGCTCGTTCCGCGGCTTCGGGGCGGACGTCGAGGTATCCCTGGGCGCGGCCGAGGCCGTGCCGGGACGGCGGCTCCCGCCGTCGCTGTCCGTCGGCGCCTGGCTGCTGTCCCGTACGGACTGGGCCGACGCCCCGGTGGAGGCACGGGGGGTGGCGCAGCCGCTGCCGCCCGAGCGGTGTGCGCAGACGGGCCGGGAGATCGCCGCCGCCGCGCCCCGGGTGGCGCTGCTGGTGATGGGTGACGGCAGCGCCTGCCGGACGGTGAAGGCGCCCGGCTACTTCGACGAGCGGGCCGAGGGCTTCGACGCGGGGGTGGCCGCCGCCCTGGGCACCGCCGACCTCGCCGCGCTGACCGCCCTCGGCGAGGAGCCGGCCGCCGGCCTCCAGGTGTCCGGGCGGGCCGTCTGGCAGATCGCGGCGGGCGCGGCCGGGGGCGCGGAGCTGCGCGGCCGCCTGCTGCGCGAGGAGTCCCCGTACGGCGTGGGCTACTTCGTGGCGACCTGGTCGTAG
- the miaB gene encoding tRNA (N6-isopentenyl adenosine(37)-C2)-methylthiotransferase MiaB, protein MTSSDRSQAVGVNRSYEIRTYGCQMNVHDSERLSGLLEEAGYVPAAKDDEGADVVVFNTCAVRENADNRLYGNLGQLAPKKAARPGMQIAVGGCLAQKDRDTIVKKAPWVDVVFGTHNIGKLPVLLERARIQEEAQVEIAESLEAFPSTLPTRRESAYAAWVSISVGCNNTCTFCIVPALRGKEKDRRPGDILAEVEALVAEGVSEITLLGQNVNAYGSDIGDREAFSKLLRACGKIEGLERVRFTSPHPRDFTDDVIAAMAETPNVMPQLHMPLQSGSDTVLKAMRRSYRQERFLGIIEKVRAAMPDAAISTDIIVGFPGETEEDFAQTLHTVRESRFAQAFTFQYSKRPGTPAADMEGQIPKAVVQERYERLVALQEEISWAENKKQVGRTLEVLVAEGEGRKDDATHRLSGRAPDNRLVHFTRPQEPVRPGDVVTVEVTYAAPHHLLAEGPARAVRRTRAGDAWEKRNVNNGAPAEKPTGVLLGLPTIGAPAPAPAPTAGCGCD, encoded by the coding sequence ATGACCAGCAGCGACCGGAGCCAGGCAGTGGGCGTCAACAGAAGCTACGAGATCCGCACCTACGGGTGCCAGATGAACGTCCACGACTCCGAGCGGCTGTCCGGCCTGCTGGAGGAGGCCGGTTACGTGCCCGCCGCCAAGGACGACGAGGGCGCCGACGTCGTGGTCTTCAACACCTGCGCGGTGCGCGAGAACGCCGACAACCGGCTCTACGGCAACCTCGGTCAGCTCGCCCCGAAGAAGGCCGCACGGCCCGGGATGCAGATCGCCGTGGGCGGCTGTCTCGCGCAGAAGGACCGGGACACCATCGTCAAGAAAGCCCCCTGGGTCGACGTCGTCTTCGGCACGCACAACATCGGCAAGCTGCCGGTCCTGCTGGAGCGCGCCCGCATCCAGGAGGAGGCGCAGGTCGAGATCGCCGAGTCGCTGGAGGCGTTTCCCTCGACGCTGCCCACCCGGCGGGAGAGCGCGTACGCGGCCTGGGTCTCCATCTCCGTGGGCTGCAACAACACCTGCACCTTCTGCATCGTGCCCGCGCTGCGCGGCAAGGAGAAGGACCGCCGGCCCGGCGACATCCTCGCCGAGGTCGAGGCGCTGGTCGCCGAGGGCGTCAGCGAGATCACCCTGCTCGGCCAGAACGTCAATGCCTACGGTTCCGACATCGGCGACCGCGAGGCCTTCAGCAAGCTGCTGCGTGCCTGCGGGAAGATCGAGGGCCTGGAGCGGGTCCGCTTCACCTCCCCGCACCCCCGCGACTTCACCGACGACGTCATCGCCGCCATGGCCGAGACGCCGAACGTCATGCCGCAGCTCCACATGCCGCTGCAGTCCGGTTCGGACACCGTGCTCAAGGCGATGCGCCGCTCGTACCGGCAGGAGCGCTTCCTCGGCATCATCGAGAAGGTGCGCGCCGCGATGCCGGACGCCGCCATTTCCACCGACATCATCGTCGGCTTCCCCGGCGAGACCGAGGAGGACTTCGCGCAGACCCTCCACACGGTCCGCGAGTCCCGCTTCGCCCAGGCATTCACCTTCCAGTACTCCAAGCGCCCCGGTACCCCCGCGGCCGACATGGAGGGCCAGATCCCCAAGGCCGTCGTCCAGGAGCGCTACGAGCGTCTGGTCGCCCTCCAGGAGGAGATCTCCTGGGCGGAGAACAAGAAGCAGGTCGGCCGCACGCTCGAGGTGCTGGTCGCCGAGGGCGAGGGCCGCAAGGACGACGCCACCCACCGGCTCTCCGGCCGGGCCCCCGACAACCGCCTGGTGCACTTCACCCGTCCCCAGGAGCCGGTCCGGCCCGGCGACGTGGTGACGGTCGAGGTGACCTACGCCGCCCCGCACCACCTCCTGGCGGAGGGACCGGCCCGGGCGGTGCGCCGCACCCGCGCCGGTGACGCCTGGGAGAAGCGCAACGTCAACAACGGGGCCCCGGCGGAGAAGCCCACGGGCGTGCTCCTGGGCCTGCCCACCATCGGCGCCCCGGCGCCGGCCCCGGCGCCCACCGCCGGCTGCGGCTGCGACTGA
- a CDS encoding DoxX family protein — MKSLTELRPDIRARPDTHRPPSPGADLGLLALRLTVGLIMAGHGAQKLFGLFGGHGISGTGKAFAALGYHPGDFFAGLAGVSEFAGGLGFATGLFTPLAAAALIGVMINAMVIGAPQGLWAISGGIEYPVTIAMVALAVAATGPGRFALDRPFRWRGGGLRCAAFALGAGGIGAAIVLAL, encoded by the coding sequence ATGAAATCGCTCACCGAGCTGCGGCCGGATATCCGAGCCCGGCCCGACACCCACCGTCCACCCTCGCCCGGCGCCGACCTCGGCCTGCTCGCTCTCCGTCTCACCGTGGGGCTGATCATGGCCGGCCACGGCGCCCAGAAGCTCTTCGGCCTCTTCGGCGGCCACGGGATCTCCGGCACCGGCAAGGCCTTCGCGGCGCTCGGCTACCACCCCGGCGACTTCTTCGCCGGCCTCGCCGGCGTCTCGGAGTTCGCCGGCGGCCTCGGCTTCGCGACCGGGCTGTTCACGCCCCTGGCAGCTGCCGCACTCATCGGGGTGATGATCAACGCCATGGTCATCGGCGCCCCCCAAGGGCTCTGGGCGATCAGCGGCGGCATCGAGTACCCCGTGACCATCGCCATGGTCGCGCTGGCCGTCGCGGCGACCGGACCCGGCCGCTTCGCGCTCGACCGCCCCTTCCGCTGGCGGGGCGGCGGTCTGCGCTGCGCGGCCTTCGCCTTGGGGGCGGGCGGCATCGGCGCCGCCATCGTGCTGGCCCTGTGA